A stretch of Tripterygium wilfordii isolate XIE 37 chromosome 11, ASM1340144v1, whole genome shotgun sequence DNA encodes these proteins:
- the LOC120009771 gene encoding sugar transporter ERD6-like 17: MEEQGIMEKGLMLKKPLLQVHNHNDHNVTDEMPQPTGDSSSASSSATPSVVFSTFVAVCGSFCYGSALAYSSPAESGIMEDLGLSLAAYSIFGSNLTIGGTVGALACGKIAALIGRKGAMWLSGIFSMIGWLTIAYAKGAWWLYIGRLLQGFGVGITTYVVPVYIAEITPKDIRGTFSFSNQLMVNCGLALVYFIGNDISWRTLALIGAIPCIVQIIGLFLIPESPRWLVKCGKEKDFEISLQRLRGKNVDISQEVDDIRDSIEALEQHSRNTILDLFQRRYAYAIFIGVGLMLLQQAGGSGAISSYASSIFKEADFSTSIGTSAIAIIVIPMGVIGVLLMDVSGRRPLLLASCSGMCLCCFLVALSFFLQEHHQLRNLAPVLAFVSIMGYFAAFSVGIAGIPWIIMSEIFPINVKASAGSLVALVNWSCSWLVTYTFNFMLEWSPAGTFIIFGSVCGSAVLFTWKLVPETKGRTLEEIQASMVHVVQSN, from the exons ATGGAGGAGCAAGGAATCATGGAGAAAGGGCTAATGTTGAAAAAGCCTTTATTGCAGGTTCACAATCACAATGACCACAATGTTACTGATGAAATGCCTCAACCAACTGGGGATTCCTCCTCCGCCTCCTCCTCTGCCACTCCTAGTGTTGTCTTCAGCACCTTTGTTGCTGTCTGTGGCTCCTTCTGCTATGGTAGTGCT TTGGCTTACTCATCTCCGGCCGAGTCTGGGATCATGGAAGACTTGGGTCTCTCCTTGGCAGCA TACTCAATTTTTGGTTCAAACCTGACAATTGGCGGAACAGTAGGTGCATTAGCATGTGGGAAGATAGCAGCACTTATCGGTCGAAAAGGG GCAATGTGGCTCTCTGGAATATTTTCTATGATTGGGTGGCTCACAATAGCTTATGCTAAG GGTGCTTGGTGGCTTTATATTGGGAGACTGCTGCAAGGATTTGGTGTTGGCATTACTACTTACGTG GTGCCTGTGTATATTGCAGAAATAACACCTAAAGATATTCGGGgcacattttcattttcaaatcag CTGATGGTAAATTGCGGATTAGCGCTAGTTTATTTCATTGGAAATGACATTTCATGGCGCACATTAGCTTTAATTG GTGCTATTCCATGTATTGTACAAATTATTGGTTTATTTCTCATTCCCGAGTCCCCTAGATGGCTG GTAAAATGTGGTAAAGAAAAAGATTTCGAAATTTCATTGCAGCGCCTGAGAGGCAAGAATGTTGATATATCTCAAGAAGTAGATGACATCAGA GATAGTATCGAAGCCTTAGAACAGCACTCAAGAAATACAATCCTAGATTTGTTTCAGAGGAGATATGCTTATGCTATTTTT ATTGGAGTAGGACTTATGTTACTTCAACAAGCTGGAGGGAGCGGTGCAATTTCATCCTACGCGAGCAGCATATTCAAGGAAGCTG ATTTTTCAACTAGTATCGGAACTTCAGCCATAGCAATTATAGTG ATTCCAATGGGTGTAATTGGTGTACTCTTGATGGATGTATCAGGAAGACGACCTCTCCTTCTG GCTTCATGTTCTGGAATGTGCCTTTGTTGCTTCCTTGTagcattatcattttttttacag GAACATCACCAGCTGAGGAATTTAGCTCCCGTTTTGGCATTCGTTAGCATAATG GGATATTTCGCGGCGTTCTCTGTTGGCATAGCAGGAATTCCATGGATTATTATGTCCGAG ATCTTCCCCATCAATGTGAAGGCATCAGCTGGAAGCCTAGTGGCCTTAGTGAATTGGTCTTGTTCATGGCTTGTTACATACACTTTTAATTTCATGTTGGAATGGAGCCCTGCAG gaacatttatcatttttgggaGCGTTTGTGGTTCAGCTGTTTTGTTTACATGGAAGTTGGTGCCAGAAACAAAGGGAAGAACACTTGAAGAGATTCAAGCATCAATGGTTCATGTTGTGCAATCAAACTGA
- the LOC120009881 gene encoding probable LRR receptor-like serine/threonine-protein kinase At3g47570 — protein sequence MKIVHLLLFFFQIYAHSSLTEVEGLNATTDMESLLWFKLKISDPQNALSGWTQNSSHCTWYGVSCFTNNERVQSLNLTGLGLSGSIPPHLTNLTSLQRLDISNNSIDGTIPVSLSDCKNLTEIHLGFNKLTGTLPSQLGLLRKLEILDFSVNNLTGVIPPTFGNLSSLTHLYLSRNQFHGDIPSDLGSRLVNLLHLQLSQNHFTGEIPSSVYNISSLEFLSVTVNNLSGKLPEDIGLKLPNLKQLLMAKNMFSGMIPSSISNASQLQVLDLSANQFEGPIPVFNNNNKLTKLVLGMNGLTSDTALNIQFFESLRNSTQLELLMIFSNQLSGELPNSIANLSRSLQQFCIADNMFTGVFPQEIGGYPDLISLSVEQNSFTGKIPESIGALKNLENLAVFENNFSGAIPDIFGNFTQLFQLSMGHNQFSGGIPMSIGECHQLSTLVLEANKLSGSIPKKIFGLSGLSNLYIGQNTFHGQLPAEVGNLKHLQYLDLSANRLSGNLTASIGSCSSLQGLYMGRNNFSGSIPSSFGNLKSLEELDLSSNNLSGSIPEELEDIPHLLSLNLSFNHLEGEVPREGVFTNVSALSLEGNNELCTTSKQEVAEELGLPQCLLAKKVKKHLLLKIFAPVAGAALLISMMCIVWSLMSRKKKNNKDKFSSLSRKGLPPKISYADIQLATKNFAAENLIGKGGFGSVYKGVFSSKLNSDSAVDTILAVKVLDLQQRKAAKRFNAECEALRNVRHRNLVKVVTSCSSIDHSGNEFKALVMEFMSFGNLDKWLYPDNAESELCLSLLQRLNIAIDVASAMDYLHHDCDPPLVHCDLKPANVLVDSNMVAHVADFGLARYISRDPSENESSTVGLKGSIGYIAPEYGMGGKASTCGDVYSFGILLLEIFIAKKPTDKLFEEGLSLNKFALAVDKNQILNIADRRLFGDEESSMQSISTSYSSHSNGTSSNSSNNKREECLASVIKVGISCASHSAKERLTMRVVLHKLQEIRRSVLEFDR from the exons ATGAAGATTGTTCATCTATTACTGTTTTTCTTTCAAATCTATGCTCACAGTAGCCTAACTGAAGTGGAAGGCTTGAATGCTACCACAGACATGGAATCCCTTTTATggtttaaactcaaaatttcaGACCCTCAAAATGCTCTCTCTGGGTGGACACAAAATTCTTCTCACTGTACTTGGTATGGTGTTTCCTGCTTCACAAACAATGAGAGAGTTCAATCACTCAACCTCACAGGGCTTGGTCTCTCAGGCTCAATACCACCTCACCTCACCAACCTCACCTCCCTCCAAAGGCTTGATATTTCAAACAACTCCATTGATGGAACAATACCAGTCTCTCTGTCTGATTGTAAGAACCTCACAGAGATCCATTTAGGCTTCAACAAACTCACTGGAACCCTTCCATCACAACTGGGTCTTCTGCGAAAGCTCGAAATTCTCGACTTTTCTGTCAATAATCTTACTGGTGTGATCCCTCCAACATTTGGGAACCTCTCCTCTCTCACTCATCTTTACCTCTCAAGAAACCAATTTCATGGTGATATTCCAAGTGATCTGGGAAGTCGTCTCGTTAATCTGCTCCATCTTCAGCTCTCTCAGAATCACTTCACCGGGGAGATTCCGTCGTCTGTTTACAATATTTCTTCTTTGGAGTTCTTGTCTGTAACAGTGAACAATCTTTCAGGGAAGTTACCTGAAGACATAGGCCTTAAACTTCCAAATCTCAAACAACTCTTGATGGCAAAAAATATGTTTTCAGGAATGATACCAAGTTCCATATCAAATGCTTCACAGCTTCAAGTTCTCGACCTCTCCGCAAATCAGTTTGAAGGACCAATTCCTGTattcaacaacaataacaaactCACTAAGCTTGTTCTTGGTATGAATGGTCTCACTTCTGATACAGCTCTCAATATTCAGTTCTTTGAATCTCTCAGAAATTCTACTCAGCTTGAACTTCTAATGATCTTCTCAAACCAACTTTCCGGAGAGCTTCCAAACTCCATTGCCAATCTCTCAAGGAGTCTCCAACAATTCTGCATTGCAGACAATATGTTCACTGGTGTTTTCCCTCAAGAGATTGGAGGGTATCCTGATCTAATATCATTATCTGTGGAACAAAATTCTTTTACAGGAAAGATACCCGAGTCCATAGGAGCACTAAAAAATCTGGAGAATCTTGCCGTGTTCGAAAACAACTTCTCCGGAGCAATTCCGGACATATTTGGGAACtttacacaactttttcaacTCTCGATGGGGCACAACCAGTTCTCCGGTGGAATTCCGATGAGTATCGGAGAATGCCATCAACTAAGCACGCTAGTCCTGGAGGCAAACAAACTCAGTGGTAGTATACCCAAGAAGATATTTGGGCTTTCTGGCTTGAGCAACTTGTACATTGGACAAAACACATTCCATGGTCAACTTCCTGCTGAAGTTGGTAACTTGAAGCATCTGCAATATCTTGATCTTTCTGCTAACCGGTTATCAGGAAATCTTACAGCATCAATCGGTAGTTGTTCGAGTTTGCAGGGGCTTTACATGGGAAGAAACAATTTCAGTGGCTCCATACCAAGTTCATTCGGAAATTTAAAGTCGCTGGAGGAATTAGACCTTTCATCAAACAATCTCTCTGGTTCAATACCTGAAGAGTTGGAAGACATTCCTCACTTGTTGAGCTTGAATCTTTCTTTCAATCATTTGGAAGGAGAAGTTCCAAGAGAAGGCGTGTTCACGAACGTTAGCGCTCTATCTCTCGAAGGTAACAATGAACTCTGCACTACAAGCAAACAAGAGGTAGCAGAAGAGTTAGGACTCCCTCAGTGTTTGTTGGCAAAGAAAGTTAAAAAACATCTGCTCCTCAAGATCTTTGCACCAGTTGCTGGTGCCGCTCTGTTGATCAGCATGATGTGCATTGTTTGGTCATTGATgtccagaaagaagaaaaacaataaggATAAATTCAGTTCCTTGTCTCGGAAGGGATTGCCACCGAAGATATCCTACGCGGATATCCAGCTCGCTACGAAGAATTTTGCAGCAGAAAATTTGATTGGGAAGGGAGGATTTGGGTCTGTTTATAAAGGTGTATTCAGCAGCAAATTAAACAGTGACTCTGCTGTTGACACTATCCTTGCAGTGAAAGTACTTGACTTGCAACAAAGAAAAGCTGCTAAGAGATTCAACGCGGAATGCGAAGCTCTTAGAAATGTTAGGCACAGAAACCTTGTGAAGGTGGTCACTTCATGCTCTAGCATTGATCATAGTGGGAATGAATTTAAGGCCTTGGTGATGGAGTTCATGTCATTTGGCAACTTGGATAAGTGGTTGTACCCCGACAACGCTGAATCCGAGCTCTGTCTATCTTTGTTGCAGCGACTAAATATCGCGATAGATGTAGCTTCAGCAATGGATTACTTGCACCATGACTGTGATCCACCACTTGTCCACTGTGATCTGAAACCTGCAAATGTACTTGTTGATAGCAATATGGTTGCTCATGTTGCAGATTTCGGATTGGCTAGGTATATTTCCCGAGATCCATCCGAAAATGAGAGTAGTACAGTCGGATTAAAAGGCTCGATCGGTTACATTGCTCCAG AGTATGGTATGGGTGGCAAAGCTTCTACTTGTGGTGATGTCTATAGTTTCGGAATCCTACTGCTCGAGATATTCATTGCAAAGAAACCGACAGATAAATTGTTCGAGGAAGGTTTGAGCCTAAACAAATTTGCATTAGCAGTGGACAAGAACCAAATCTTGAATATCGCTGATCGTAGGCTGTTCGGGGATGAAGAAAGTTCAATGCAGAGCATAAGCACTAGTTACTCCAGCCATAGCAATGGCAccagcagcaacagcagcaacaacaaacgTGAAGAGTGTTTAGCTTCGGTGATAAAAGTGGGTATTTCTTGTGCCTCTCATTCTGCGAAAGAGCGTTTAACCATGAGAGTCGTGCTGCATAAGTTGCAGGAGATTAGAAGGTCTGTTTTGGAGTTTGACAG ATAA
- the LOC120008785 gene encoding probable LRR receptor-like serine/threonine-protein kinase RKF3 — translation MSMPYLMIFLLLGKGFGFFNASFCSAGDNENPRRQLSNFTCPLDFRSQRELMINNLQRLAFVDVPTECQAIVHSTRLIRSYYLKSTGYFYPPFNTSDACWNSYLDLVHEFIPEFNLQSTCGFNAGLIAQGCLNVSTQSQFETLITNSELQDIRLSCNQSLADNSSCASCLSTLSRVQTAHFTGPGVSNTSDCASYPYVYAAAVANRDGPTDSNTVRCLLSISFDPRNSHAKKKHLTEMWWGLAWCTCGLFGGVVIVWFISRRKKRLIKRKSKWKRNMAHDEMVSHLEMEMSSVNSAITKFTIEEIKKATNNFSRDKIIGMGGYANVYKGILEDRTMVALKRFKNCSAIGDANFAHEVEVFASVRHANIVTLRGYCTTAAPAEGCQRIIVCDLVQNGSLHDHLFQPGKKKLSWPVRQKIAIGTARGLAYLHFGLNPAVIHRDVKASNILLDEAFEPKLADFGLAKFTPDGFSHLSTKVAGTLGYVSPEYALYGQLTEKSDVYSFGVVLLELLSGKEAFTSADNGETSLLTDWAWSLVREHRTLAVIDETMPELGPPDIMEKYILVAVLSSHPLSQARPTMNQIVKLLETDSLIPSIPDRPRDLQPFLATSNSTFYILQATQEGENKFLLLLCNTSNHSLDLLGCRLQKNVSD, via the exons ATGAGCATGCCATATTTGatgatctttcttcttcttgggaAAGGCTTCGGTTTCTTTAATGCTAGTTTTTGCTCAGCAGGTGACAATGAAAACCCAAGAAGACAACTCAGCAACTTTACCTGTCCCTTGGATTTCAGGTCTCAACGAGAATTAATGATCAACAACCTCCAGCGACTTGCTTTTGTTGATGTTCCAACAGAGTGCCAAGCGATTGTTCACTCAACTCGATTGATTCGATCATATTACCTTAAATCGACCGGGTACTTCTATCCACCTTTTAATACTTCAGATGCATGTTGGAACTCCTATCTAGATTTAGTTCACGAGTTCATTCCTGAGTTCAACTTGCAATCCACTTGTGGATTTAACGCCGGTTTGATCGCACAGGGTTGTTTGAATGTTTCAACTCAATCACAATTTGAAACTCTAATTACCAATTCTGAATTACAAGATATTAGGCTTTCTTGTAACCAGTCTTTAGCGGATAACTCCTCTTGTGCTTCATGTCTGAGCACTTTGTCTCGTGTTCAGACAGCTCACTTTACTGGTCCTGGTGTTTCCAATACTTCGGATTGTGCTTCATATCCATACGTATATGCTGCTGCAGTAGCTAATAGAGATGGACCAACTGATTCAAACACTGTTAGATGCTTGTTATCGATTAGTTTTGATCCGAGAAATTCTCATGCAAAGAAGAAACATCTGACTGAAATGTGGTGGGGTCTGGCATGGTGTACCTGTGGCTTGTTTGGGGGAGTTGTGATTGTCTGGTTTATCagcagaagaaagaagagattgataaaaagaaaaagtaaatggAAAAGAAACATGGCTCATGATGAGATGGTTTCACATTTGGAGATGGAAATGAGTAGTGTAAATAGTGCAATCACTAAGTTCACAATTGAGGAAATCAAGAAAGCTACAAACAATTTCTCAAGGGACAAAATTATTGGAATGGGAGGATACGCGAATGTTTACAAAGGTATATTGGAGGATAGGACCATGGTTGCATTGAAAAGGTTCAAGAACTGTTCTGCCATCGGTGATGCAAATTTTGCACATGAGGTTGAGGTTTTTGCTAGCGTAAGGCATGCGAATATTGTTACTTTGAGAGGATATTGTACCACAGCAGCACCTGCGGAGGGATGCCAAAGAATCATTGTTTGTGATTTGGTGCAGAATGGGAGCCTCCACGACCATCTTTTTCAACCGGGAAAGAAAAAACTTAGTTGGCCAGTTCGTCAAAAGATTGCCATCGGAACTGCTCGTGGGTTGGCCTATTTGCATTTTGGGCTAAATCCTGCTGTCATTCACAGGGATGTCAAAGCCAGCAACATTCTGCTTGATGAAGCATTTGAGCCAAAACTGGCTGATTTTGGGCTTGCAAAGTTCACTCCTGACGGATTTTCTCATTTGAGCACAAAGGTAGCTGGTACTCTTGGTTATGTTTCCCCAGAGTATGCTTTGTATGGTCAATTAACAGAGAAAAGTGATGTCTACAGTTTCGGGGTCGTGCTTCTCGAGCTATTGAGTGGGAAGGAAGCATTTACTTCTGCTGACAATGGTGAAACTTCACTTTTGACAGATTGGGCCTGGTCGCTAGTAAGGGAACATAGAACCTTAGCTGTTATCGATGAAACCATGCCTGAATTGGGTCCTCCTGACATTATGGAGAAGTATATTCTGGTTGCAGTTCTATCTTCACATCCATTATCACAAGCTAGGCCAACAATGAACCAGATTGTGAAGTTATTGGAGACTGACTCTCTAATTCCCTCCATCCCTGACCG TCCCCGTGATCTGCAACCATTCTTAGCTACAAGCAACAGCACATTCTACATTCTACAAGCAACACAAGAAGGTGAGAATAAG TTCCTTTTGTTGTTGTGTAATACAAGCAATCATAGTTTAGATCTTCTCGGTTGTCGGCTTCAGAAAAATGTATCAGATTAA
- the LOC120009764 gene encoding uncharacterized protein LOC120009764 encodes MEMQKDKDKEEEEEEKETEEEEVFHISHIHFLIFKGIISHGWCGACNEPISNTPTYQCNRVCDGSFYRCLECNYSIHLECLPIPTTVKHKYHSHPLTLIDSFVEDDSGDYYCDACENERNPRHHVYYCEKCTYVIHIECLLSEERKGLEASTSQLPSDSIVEGKEIEDEPRIAAPDSDRTKGKEIESGEWSIAKIDEAIANYCMEITELVEKLRPLAAKVEVLQKLRASMLNPE; translated from the exons ATGGAGATGCAGAAAGACAAGGacaaagaggaggaggaggaggagaaggagacgGAGGAGGAGGAAGTATTTCATATCAGTcacattcatttcttgatcttTAAGGGTATTATTTCTCATGGTTGGTGTGGTGCTTGCAATGAACCCATATCTAATACTCCAACATATCAAT GTAATCGGGTTTGTGATGGTTCTTTCTATCGATGTTTAGAGTGCAATTACAGTATACATCTGGAATGTTTACCAATACCGACTACTGTCAAACATAAGTATCATTCCCATCCCCTAACGCTTATTGATTCGTTCGTGGAAGATGATTCGGGAGATTATTACTGTGATGCTTGTGAGAATGAAAGGAATCCAAGACATCATGTTTATTACTGTGAGAAGTGCACATACGTTATTCATATTGAATGTCTGCTATCAGAG GAACGAAAAGGACTTGAAGCATCTACATCACAGTTGCCTTCCGACAGCATAGTTGAGGGCAAAGAAATAGAAGATGAACCGAGAATTGCAGCCCCGGATTCTGACAGAActaaaggaaaagaaattgaGTCAGGAGAGTGGAGCATTGCGAAAATCGATGAGGCCATCGCAAATTACTGCATGGAGATCACGGAACTGGTTGAAAAGTTGAGGCCACTAGCAGCAAAAGTAGAGGTTCTTCAGAAGTTACGAGCGAGCATGTTGAATCCAGAATAG